A stretch of Elephas maximus indicus isolate mEleMax1 chromosome 20, mEleMax1 primary haplotype, whole genome shotgun sequence DNA encodes these proteins:
- the LOC126063891 gene encoding tubulin alpha-1B chain-like, which translates to MRECISIHVGQAGVQIGNACWELYCLEHGIQPDGQMPSDKTIGGGDDSFNTFFSETGTGKHVPRAMFVDLEPTVIDEVCTGTYRQLFHPEQLITGKEDAANNYAHSHYTISKEITDLVLDRIHKLADQCTGLQGFLVFHSFGGGTGSGFTCLLMERLSVDYGKKSKLEFSIYSAPQVSTAVVGPYNSILTTHTTLEHSDCAFVVNIEAIYDICRRNLDIEHYTNLNRLISQIVSSITASFRFDGALNVNLTEFQTNLVPYPRIHFPLATYAPVISAEKAYHEQLSVAEITNACFEPANQMVKCDPRHGKYMACCLLYRGNVVPKDVNAAIATIKTKHSIQFVDWCPTGFKVRINYQPPTVVPGGDLAKVQRAVCMLSNTTAIVEAWARLDHKFDLMYAKHAFVHWYMGDGMEEGEFSEACDMAALEKDYEEVGVDSVEGESEEEGEEY; encoded by the coding sequence ATGCGTGAGTGCATCTCCATCCACGTAGGCCAGGCTGGTGTCCAGATTGGCAACGCCTGCTGGGAGCTCTACTGTCTGGAACACGGCATTCAGCCTGATGGCCAGATGCCAAGTGACAAGACCATTGGGGGAGGAGACGACTCCTTCAACACCTTCTTCAGCGAGACAGGCACTGGCAAGCATGTTCCCAGGGCAATGTTTGTAGACCTGGAACCCACGGTCATTGATGAAGTTTGCACTGGCACCTACCGCCAGCTCTTCCATCCTGAGCAGCTCATCACAGGCAAGGAAGATGCTGCCAATAACTATGCCCACAGCCACTACACCATCAGCAAGGAGATCACTGACCTTGTCTTGGACAGAATTCACAAGCTGGCCGACCAGTGCACAGGTCTTCAGGGCTTCTTGGTTTTCCACAGCTTTGGTGGGGGAACTGGTTCTGGGTTCACCTGTTTGCTGATGGAACGTCTCTCAGTTGATTAtggcaagaagtccaagctggagtTCTCTATTTACTCAGCCCCCCaggtttccacagctgtagttGGGCCCTACAACTCCATCCTCACCACCCACACCACCCTGGAGCACTCAGATTGTGCCTTCGTGGTCAACATTGAGGCCATCTATGACATCTGTCGCAGAAACCTTGATATTGAGCACTATACTAACCTTAACCGCCTTATTAGCCAGATTGTGTCCTCTATCACTGCTTCCTTCAGATTTGATGGTGCCCTGAATGTCAATCTGACAGAATTCCAGACCAACCTGGTGCCCTATCCCCGCATCCACTTCCCTCTGGCCACATATGCCCCTGTCATCTCTGCTGAGAAAGCCTACCATGAACAGCTTTCTGTAGCAGAGATTACCAATGCTTGCTTTGAGCCAGCCAACCAGATGGTGAAATGTGACCCCCGCCATGGTAAATACATGGCTTGCTGCCTGTTGTACCGTGGTAATGTGGTTCCCAAAGATGTCAATGCTGCCATTGCCACCATCAAGACCAAGCACAGCATCCAGTTTGTGGATTGGTGCCCCACTGGCTTCAAGGTTCGCATTAACTACCAGCCTCCCACTGTGGTGCCTGGTGGAGACCTGGCCAAGGTACAGCGAGCTGTGTGCATGCTGAGCAACACCACAGCCATTGTTGAGGCCTGGGCTCGCCTGGACCACAAGTTTGACCTGATGTATGCCAAGCATGCCTTTGTTCACTGGTACATGGGTGATGGGATGGAGGAAGGAGAGTTTTCTGAGGCCTGTGACATGGCTGCCCTTGAGAAGGACTATGAGGAAGTTGGTGTGGATTCTGTTGAAGGAGAGagtgaggaagaaggagaagaataCTAA